The following DNA comes from Triticum aestivum cultivar Chinese Spring chromosome 3D, IWGSC CS RefSeq v2.1, whole genome shotgun sequence.
cggggatctagcatttggggttgtcttattttcatctggattttgaccgtagtcggtctttatgattgtattttggatgatgtatgatgatatttatgtattgtgtgaagtggcgattgtaagccaactctttatcccattcttgttcattacatgggattgtgtgaagatgacccttcttgcgacaaaaccacgatgcggttatgcctctaagtcgtgcctcgacacgtgggagatatagcctcatCGTGGGCGTTTCAGGAGGCATCcatgacattggcattggcggcccaaaataaggatatgaagaTGGTTTGAAGTTCTCACTTTGTCAATACCGATCCTTATATTTGCGCCTAAGGGGTGATCTTAATGCTTTTGAATTTCTTGGCCGATAAGCACTTTTCTCTTCACTCCTTTTTTGATATTTTTCCAATAGCTGCGTGAAAGTGACTTTCGGCTTTTCACATTTGTGCTTACCTCGGCCTTTGCTTCCTTTGATTGTGCTTGCACTGATCTTTGGATTTTCGTGTTGCCCCCCCAGTACTTGGCATCTTCTGTGCAACCTTGATGGAACTCCTGACTTCAAGAACATTTTTGTTGTGCTCttgaacaacttctttacttgaaaacttgatcccatcatccacagtttttaccttctcatgtttaaatggatcggcttgaagtagcCGATGCAAAAATCGTTTACCATCAGGACCAatcagaatagactggtcatctcttggtgtctcaacaaatttcaatcgtcctttatcaattgCCGATtaaactatttgacgaaacatgttgcaatcctcaaaattatgtttcAATGAATGATGCAACctgcaatacattcgtccttgaattgatggcttgacatggtgatcaagaattcttatgtaattatttttcagcaacaaatcaaatatttgattacacatgcttgaattgaaggtaaactgtTTATTTTCTAGCTGATCTtactgtgagaacggctttggagttaagcaaacgaatggttcagattttacatcaccccattcggctatgcattgtgttttgcactctatctccgatgtctttgaaAAACCAATTATACTATCATCGGTTTTCTCAACAGAGtataaccttggctttaaatttctgaaatcaaaatagttagaacatacatgtctcaattgagaccatgtgatacgtctccaacgtatctataatttttgattattccatgctattatattatctgttttggatgttttatatgcattaatatgctattttatattatttttgggactaacctatcaacctagaacccaatgccagtttctgttttttccttgtttttgagcttcgcagaaaaggaataataaacggagtccaaacggaataaaacttcatgatgattttttttggaccagaagacacccagggggcttggagtccaagccagaagagccacgaggcggcggcaagggtggagagcgcgccctaggggggcgcccccctaccttgtgggcctctCGGGACTCCTCTAACCTagcccttcctcctatatattgacatatattccagaaccacaagaagcatccacgaaaacacttatccaccgccgcaaccttctgctccagtgagatcccatcttggggacttttccggcatcctgccagagggggattcgatcacggagggcatctacatcaactctattgcccttccggtgatgcgtgagtagtttaccatagacctacgggtcaatagctagtagctagatggcttcttctctctctttgattctcaataccatgttctcctcgatgttcttggatatctatccgatgtaatcttcttttgcggtgtgtttgtcgagatccgatgaattgtgtactTATAATCATcttatctataaatattatttgaatcttctctgaattcttatatgcatgatttgatatcttggtatttctctttgaattatcggtttggtttggccaactagattggtttttcttgcaacgggagaggtgcttagcttttgggttcaatcttgcatgatttcatccagtgaaaaagtaggggtagcgagacactgATCATTTGTGAGTATAGTGGGGTTTTTATGCCCAAACTACGAATGTCGAATTCTCCACAAGGACTAGACGATCAGCAACGGCGCAAGACTAAAGCTAAGTAACATGATTCGGGTGATGATAGCAGGAAAATAAACCTAAGCTATCTAAGACAGTTCCAGAAAATCAACAGACAAAGTAAATGAAAAGAAGCAAAGGGAGGTTCAGATTATACTTTTTGTCTTTTTGGTATTATTTTTATTTGCATGAGAAACTAAAACAGTAACACAAAGGGAAAAACAGGACATGAACACATATAGCAGAATGGATATGGGTCACATTACAAACATATTTGTCACAGAGACGGAGCTATCACAGAGACTGAAAATTAAACACACACAAAGTTAACTAGTACTGGAAGTAGAAATACACAGGGTGAACACACATACATGCTAGCAAAATACTAATACTGATTCTGATAGATCAATCACCTCCCAAATTAAGAGGGCATCAACAAGTCAGATCCAACATAACAACACAACCCTGGACATTACTCAATTCTGAACATTACACTTCTAAAGTTCGCaatagagagagagagcagcaagaTTCAGATTCAGAGAAGTGCAGCAGCAGatttgaggatgaagaagaagcagcaacgaGCAGCAAGTTAGGAGCAGCAGCAAGGCGTAGGAAGCAGAAGCAGGGAAGAGCAGCAACAgaaggggcgaggggaggagcaaCGGCAGTTGGAGAAGAAGATCAGCAGCATGGGGGCACTCACGCGGAGGACCAGACGCCCGTGACCCTCTTGTCTGGTCCGGCGCGCGAGGTGTGGAGGTGGCTGGAGATGGTGGATGGATTTGGTGGCGTGTGGTGGGTGTGCTGGTGGCGCGATGGCGCAccgccacgccggcctggccgCGACGGCAGCCGGTAGTGGAGAaggaggggtgagggagagagatgtgTGCCAGGCCCAAAGGGAATTGAGGCTGCGCTAGGGATTTTGATCCCCTCCTCTGTTCTGCCACTTTACGATTTGGCCCTgctatttctcttctttcttccCAAGTTGGTCCTGCCATCTATAGCTTGGCCCCTTGATTACTTCAATTCTTCTCGCTCAAGTCCCTTTCTTCACTTCTTTCCTGCCCTTCTCTCTTCTCAATAGCCAATTTGTCCAAATCTTGAagtttatagtgcctttgcgcacttttctgcaaaataatcaaatgacgagtaaatgatcttttatatgattttcattcaAATATATCATAGTTCATAACAAGAATGGATCGTTGGATCACAATAAATGGTGTGTTTGTGTGCCAAAATAGGAATAGGAAATGCacttatcaagttcccccacacttaaatctttACTTGTCCTCAAGTAAAGGCATTTGACAGGAGCAAGGTAGTGAACGGCGAACTGACTGGAGGATGTCCCAGTGAAGTAGATCTCCAAACAATGCATGCTTTGAACTTCGCTAGTGAAAATCTATGGTTAAGAGTGCTACAAAGCAATAGGATACTAGTAGACTCTATTATTTTAAACTTTTACAATGATAAAAGTGGATCAACAAGTTCAAATGCTGATTGTGCCAAAgggttcctaaagagagcatgatcccaGAAAAAACTTATTATCCAGAACATAACATTATGGTTGAAGcacttattgaatttgaaggaagtaatgataatattttatcggtctcaccaaaggaacataccaccgatcccgagaacatgctatacacctggctcgaccaatttttttgtttgtctccccaaaggaacataccaccgatccagaGAACTTGGTATACACCTGGTTTGACAATTACAATTTTTATTATTAATTACTGCCCAAGCTAACCTgatttcacatgccaccgatccaggaaacatgacatgctactgtaggtagTTAGACTTATTTATTCATTATTACTTATCTTAAATGAATAACGCATAAGCACAAAAACATGAATCATCACTTCtccatgtctggttcacatgccaccgatccagggaacatagcatACTAGTCCATAGTGGTAAAGTGATTGCTCTCAATGGGAACACAATAGGCACAAACTCATCATCTAACACTTAATGATCTGAGTGTATCAAGGTAAAAGCAGAAAATGATTAAGTTTACTAGTGcactagggatttgagcactcaaaactaatagCTTTCACTACTTTCAGCAAAGCAAACAGGGTGTAGATCACTAGTTTACAGGGCATTCAACAATCAGTTCGCATATTCTCATCAAGCACCATATGTCAAAGGTGAAATTCAGTGGGACAACATTTAAGAAATGGCACAAGCAACCCAAATAGCAATTTAATTCAGCAAGCATCAATGGATGATGATTTCAAAATGGGTCATGAAACAACTCACCGGGCTTTGATGATGTAGCACTCTCGATCACCTCACCAACTGCAGCTCCTCTCCTTTTGCTTCTCTATCCTCATGCCTGCTCCAGCTTCACTCTTCTTCGTGTGTGCCCCTTGCTTCTCCTCTTCACCATGCTCTGAGTCCACCAGGGTCCCAAGGAATGTCACCTCGAACCTGGTCAGCATGAAGTGATTTGTGCACAAGCAAGAACCTAAAAGAGCACTCAACGAAAGAGACAATGCAAGTGGTAGGGACAATGCCCTCCAAGTCATCAATCGAATATCCAATTACATAAGCATAGCTATAAAGCACATGTTTAGGATGGTCGGAATCAGCAAGCTCAATACTAGCATGTGGATGATATGTTTCATTAAGCATGATTCTAGCATGAGAATGAAATGTTTCATTAAGCATACGTCTAGCACGAGGAAAGTAACTGTCATCAACACTAATGTGAGTAATGCCACTAACAGGGTATATATGATCATATCCAAGCAAATACTTTTTCAAATCTACTTTAACAGATGGCATCATGCAATGCAAAGTAGTAGCAAACAGATCATATGGACGCATGTCATCAAGAGGATTAGATAAACCTGCTACATTACGCTCTTGTATGACAATAGGCAAATGAATTTCTCGTTCTTCATCTTCAACTACAACAGCTTCTTCTACTTCTTCAAGAGTAATAGATGATGAATCTTCAACTTGATTGCTTGGGCTTTCGAGCTCTGGATCCTCTTGTTCCTTGTCTTTGAGTTGATCTTCTTCAATCTGAGGTATCTCTTCCTCTGGGCTCTTGCTATCTTGCTCAGCTGGATGTGACGGTGTTGGAAACTCACACACCTCAAGGGATATCCCTGAAATACTCAGCTCTAGCTGTGAAGAAATAGTGCCGCCAGCGTTGATGTTCTTCTCAATCTTCCTTACTTCCTCCACTAACTCTTTTCcactcttgatcttcttcatttcctctagTATCACCGGCCTGATTGGATCATCTTCAGCACTCCAAGTGAACTCGAGACTAAGCAATGTGAGCTTGTCTATATCGTCAAAATCATCTTGTGTGGGCACTTGTGTTGAAGGTGTTGGTTGACCAAATGGAGGACCATTTAACTCCATTGGCAACATCTCCTGGTTCTGAGGTATATGAATAggagctgaataaaactgttgtgGTGCATAGTTGTTGCTCTCCTCATTGTACCCAATTCCCTGCAATTGATAACTAGAGGCAAACGATGAGTTCTCAGGGCTGTTGTTCCTATATGACATATTCTGGTTTTCAGGCCACCCATATGAgtaattgttttggt
Coding sequences within:
- the LOC123078268 gene encoding uncharacterized protein isoform X2, which produces MLPMELNGPPFGQPTPSTQVPTQDDFDDIDKLTLLSLEFTWSAEDDPIRPVILEEMKKIKSGKELVEEVRKIEKNINAGGTISSQLELSISGISLEVCEFPTPSHPAEQDSKSPEEEIPQIEEDQLKDKEQEDPELESPSNQVEDSSSITLEEVEEAVVVEDEEREIHLPIVIQERNVAGLSNPLDDMRPYDLFATTLHCMMPSVKVDLKKYLLGYDHIYPVSGITHISVDDSYFPRARRMLNETFHSHARIMLNETYHPHASIELADSDHPKHVLYSYAYVIGYSIDDLEGIVPTTCIVSFVECSFRFLLVHKSLHADQVRGDIPWDPGGLRAW
- the LOC123078268 gene encoding uncharacterized protein isoform X1; the encoded protein is MAFYSDNHAYASNTTNSTESIQELISKISHRLDDLARQREVVFEDRPSSYDPYSRGHPYVAPTCHICGFQGHSPAECQRGYSHPPDCFGMSFAPQPSSYQNNYSYGWPENQNMSYRNNSPENSSFASSYQLQGIGYNEESNNYAPQQFYSAPIHIPQNQEMLPMELNGPPFGQPTPSTQVPTQDDFDDIDKLTLLSLEFTWSAEDDPIRPVILEEMKKIKSGKELVEEVRKIEKNINAGGTISSQLELSISGISLEVCEFPTPSHPAEQDSKSPEEEIPQIEEDQLKDKEQEDPELESPSNQVEDSSSITLEEVEEAVVVEDEEREIHLPIVIQERNVAGSR